The DNA window TTAAGAGAACCGGGATTCAAACTTGAGCGAGGATACACATTTACCTTGCGAGCGTTTTCTGTGAGCCGTGGAGACTTTGCAGACCTTCTGACGGTTTGTGGGGAGTTCCTGGTCTCCCGAGAGAGCACTTGGGGTGACTTGAAGCTGCCACACCTGCCCGCTCGTCCCACTGCAGCCGGCATGTTTTCTTTGGCCAGCACATCAGTGGGAGGCCTCTTTGAGGTTTTGCCTGGTGATTTGCGGGTGGAGCTCCGTAGCTTACTAAGGCCTTTTTTCAGAtagctgttgtttttctttggggTGTTGTCGATTGTGAACATCATGGATTGTCTCCGGTCAGCCTGAGAATAAAATGTGGAAGATGATAATGTAGTTGAATTCTCTTGAAGCAACAGAGTCTACAATAAGTAGAGTACTTGGCTGCCACCAGCAGAAGTGCTGTTCATTCAGCCTCAATAATGACAACATGAATGACAACATGATGTCGGCTATGGGAAATTAGgcataaatatcatattttggaaaatatataatttatcaaTAAGTTACTTTTCCTAAAGATGATCAGGGGATTTTAGTCTAAGGCCCATCCCATATCCTGTACTCAAACCAGAtttgttgtacagtaaacctcggatatatcggattcaattgttcccactggttttgtccgatataagcgaaatccgttatatgcgtataccggaaaatgtccgttttacgcatatatcggatttatatccggtatatgcgtaaatcggattttatccgttataaaaaggcacttccttgactatgtttccaatgtacctggacgcgcaggcaatgctgcaaacgctgcaaatgacgtcgtatagcggcctgtcacgattcggcgaatcggagcgccacgatgcggccatccgatatatgcgagggaaatttcatggaaatgcattggaacgggactggagattttgtccgaaataggcgaaatccgttataaaaaatccgatataggaaatgaatttttattggaaatgcattacagaaaaattggttcttttttatctgtccgttgtgagcgaatttccgatatatccgaggttcaCTGTATAAACGTTGAATGTCAAACGTACTGGACTGAGGGCAGGGTGAAGTTGAGTGCTGGAGGGTCCACTGTTGATGTTCTTGTTTTTGGGAGTGAGGGGACGAGGGAAGCAGCTGGCCTTCAACTTTTTCTGTTGGagaggaaatttaaaaaaaaaggtgacacCAAACCTTTGCACCAGAGAACCACATGACAGAAGAAGTTTTAGAAGGGCACAgaaaatccaaaataaacacaaaccaaCCTCAGGTGACGACTGATGGACAGATAAAGTCGACGCCGACCGCTTTGTGTTTTTCGGGCTTCTCAGCTGAGAGGATTTGATTGACTTGGACGGCGGCTGGCCAGCCATCAAGGACAAACGGTGAGAACGGGAGTTGGCCGCCGGCATGGACTGTCCCGGCATGAGGGAGTGGCGATGAGAAGCCAGAGAGTCCAGCAGCTGGCCTGGCATAACGGATGCCCGACGAATAGTTTCTGATGGGTCTCCATTACGCACCTCTTCATCGgtgaaaataaatgtgcttttctGGCAGGGCTGGAGGGAGAAACGCGGTGACGTGAACATAGAGGACATTTTAGGGGAACTGGGGAAAGCAGCAATTATATACCATAGTAAAGTAAAGGTACCTACAACACAGAACTGTGATGATACTTTAGCATGCTCAGGTGGTCAAAGTTCTCAAAAAGTACAGTAGTTGGCTGGATGGATACTTTGTTACATTTGTGAATGGGGAAATATTAGTCTCAAATGTTGTGTAACTTTTTTGTAGTCTGGTTTCCTCCCCGTTTCTGCTAAATAAATGAAGGTACTGTTGATCCACCAACCTCAAACTCCACAGGGTAGCTGCTCTTGAGATGAGGAAGGCAGGCTTTGTTCCTGGCCTGGAGCTCCGCGATCCTCATCCAGTCATTTGGTGCACCGTCTGGCTCGTTCTCTGCCCCGACACAGAACGTGCTAGtggctgaacacacacacagattgtgAAGTTGAAATGTGCGCCCGTGGTGCGCCCGTGGTTTCATACTTACTCTGTGAATGGAGCGTGCTTCGCCGATACCCAGGAAGACCAATGAGCTGATCGCTGGCAGCCCCGCTCATTTTAGCAGGCGTGTCAAAAAGCTCCATGGGAAGCGGACGTCCAGCGTGGGCCCCGGAAAGGTTGGGCTGTGAGCGAGCTGAAGTGAGGCTGTAGAAAGACTCCTCGCCTTCAACGCCACCTGGAGTTTTCTGTCGAGGTTACAACAAAAGGTTCATGTTCATTAATAACAGTGTATGACAGTCAAATGTCACTTGAAAGGCATGTAGATGTATTACCTTTGTCAGGGTGATGTTTATAACCTGTGTGGTCCTGCGTCTTTTGACAGAAGATGATGGATTTCTGAAGACTGAATCCTGTCCCGTTTTGTTCTCTGCGCTGGTCCTATTAGTGAGAGGTAACTGATATGCCTCATTTTGCAAATATAGTTAAACAGCAAACACTCAACGACAACAACACTCACCTGCTGGCATGTCTAGTATTTATAGGAGTAAAGTAAAGAGTTTCCAGTGATTCAGCTTGCAGACCATGACGTTTGGCGGCCAGTCTCTCAGAACTACGAACGAGAGGTGTGCTCGATtcaccaggtgctgaaagcgaCCTGCAAAACATAAGGCCGTTTTCGACTTCAGTATTTGCTGCCATGTGTTTTTCCTTTGTCAGATTCCTGCCTTCCTTCACTTTCAGTGCTTCAATCGTGATAAAAGTGCTACCTTGTATTGTTCAGAGAGTCTTCTAGGGAGCTTTGGTCCAGACTGTCAGAGCTCATGGTTCTCTTGGGCTGCACTTTAGCGTGCGGAACCTCCAAGTAACAGGATTCCGATGTGCCTCCTTGGCCAGATATCCGATTCTGCGCCCGTAGGTTTTGGTCAGCAAAggcaaccttaaaaaaaaaaagtaaccagTAAGTGACAGAGACTATCTTGCATCATATAAAACAATTCAGACACCTCATGATGGAAGTCTTCTACTCCTGAATTGCTGTACACAGGAtgaacatttgtcaaaacatatgTTACCATTGCTAttttttcatccattcattttctaccgtttatcctcatgaggttcgcgggcctggactggtcaccagccaatcacagggcacatatagacaaacaaccattcacactcacattcatacctatggacaatttggagtcgctaattaacctagcatgtttttggaatgtgggaggaaaccggagtacccggagaaaacgcacgcatgcacggggagaacaagcaaactccacacagagatgaccgagggtggaatcgaacctaggtctcctagctatgtggcctgcatgctaaccactttaccaccgtgcagccccttttgCTATTTATACCTACTATATAGGGTCATAAATGGGCTgcactgcacggcggtcgagtggcacagctagtagaccagggttcaattccaccctcggccatctctgtgtggcgtttgcatgtcctccccgtgcatgcgtgggttttctccgggtactccggtttcctcccacattccaaaacacatgctaggttaattagcgactccaaattgtccataggtattaatgtgagtgtgaatggttgtttgtctatatgtgccctgtgattggctggccaccagtccagggtgtaccccgcctctcgcctgaagacagctgggataggctccagcaccccccgtgaggaaaaagcggtagaaaatgaatgaatgaatgagtgtaaatatgactataggggtgttagtttgtcTGCATTGCTCTAATGTTAGAAAAACATTTAGAATGTAAACGAGTATTTATGTTCCAACTATGGTAAGGTATTTTGTGGAATTTTCCTTAATGAGCAACCAGTTAACCCCAGTAAATGAAGGACTATTGTACTGGTTCCCATCAAGAGTACATGGTCACCATGCACTGACGTAGATAAGACATAACCAACCTGTGCCTCCAAATGGGCCAGCTTGCTTCGCATGTTTTCTTCCTGGCTTTTAGTCTTTTCCAAATCCAACTGAAGCAGTTTGTTTTCCATAGCCATGGCCTTCAGCTCACGCTCTCTCACTTCCAGGGAATGCTTGAGCTCGGCTGTTTCCTCTTGGCTAGCAATGAGAAGCTGCTTCTTGTCATTGTAGTGACTCGCTGCCTTTTCCATCTACAAcacagtatgttagcatttctagatATTAGTATCATAGAATAGTACAtagaatacacacaaaaaaaagaaccagtcACACTAACCTGAGCCTTGTAATGTTCCACAGCTTCTGATTTACCAGAGAGCTGCTCCTGCAGATCCTTCAGCTTCTCCtcgtttttttccatctctTTCACGAGCGTCAATTTCTCCAGTTTCTGTAGTTCAAGATCTTGCTTTAGCATTTGTTCCAGCTTATACGAGGCCACGTTCTCCCTTTCTGTGGCCTGCTTGGTTTGAAGAAGTCTCTCCTTCTCCAGAACCAGCACTTCCACTTGTTTCTCCAAGGCTCTCTGGTCGTTTTGTGCCTGGAGTACCTTGGCCAAGAGGTCTTCTTTTTCTCTTGTGAGGACAACTTGAAGCTCCAGGTCTCCTTCTCTTTGCTTCAGAGTTTTATCTTGGGCTTCTTTGTGTTGTTTCAAATCCGCACTGACTGAGACGAGCTGAAGCTGAAGCTGCTCAACGAGTTGAGAAGACTCCTGCTGACTTTCAGATAACTGATGCTCTCGTTCTTTAAGTTTGAGAGAAATGCCTTCCAGCTCTCCTTTGAGATGCTCTATCTCCTGctggagtttgtgtgtttttttggaggCCTCGTCCTGAATCGCAGCTAGCAGGTTAGCGGTGGTATGAGCCTCCTCGTTTGCCTTTTGAAGCAAGTGAGCTTGGGTAGAAACCTCAGCACGGAAGGTCTCCAGGTTGTGGTCTTTTTCAGCTGCTTGGGTTTTGACTGCCACCAACTCGGTCTGAAGGATGTCGAGTTTCTCTTCAGCCCTGAGGAGGAGATTCTCTTTCGCGTCGTGACATTCTTTGAGTTTCACAATCTCTTGTTCAAACGAGGAGATCTGCTTGCGCAGAAGCTCTTCGTTTTGGACCCGTTCTTCAAGGTTCCTGTCTGCCTCTTTCTGTTGTTGTGCCAGCAGATCATTCCTGGACTGAACGTCCTCCTCAGCCTTCCTCGTGGAGGCATCAAGAGACTCCACTCGTGTCTTTAAATGTTGGATCTCCTGACAAAGCAATTTGGAATGCTCGGTGTTGGAAGCGTTGAGCTGCACAATGCGGTCTTCTTTTATTCGTACCTCCGCATCCAATCTCCTCACCTCTTCTTCTGATGCGGACAGCTGACCCTGCAGGAGCTCTTTCTGGCGAACGCTTTCCTGCTCCTGCGTGATCATCGTCGCTAGCTGAGTCTGAACCTGCTGCTCAGCTTTGGAAAGCAAATCAGCGACCTCGGCTAATTGGCGTTTTAGCTGACTGATCTCCTTCTGGAGCACATCAGCCTGGCATGAACCTTCTGCTTTCAGCGTGGCGAGCTGTTCTTCTTGAGACTGTATGCACTTCTTAAGTACATTTACTTCCTCTGTAGACGATCCAAGTAGGCTTTGATACTTGTCTCTTTCTTGGGAAATCTCCAATTCTTTTATCCGAGCTTGCTCTTCTGTCATTTGCAGGGTTTGAATTCGGTTCTTCAGACTGTCAATGTCATTCTTAAGCGCCTCGCATTGCTCGGTGTTATCTGCTTTCAGCACATCTATCTGGTCCGATTTGGTTTGGACGTCCTCTTTTAATAGTTGGGCCTCCTCCGCCAGGACCTGGTTCTGCTGTGTAAGCGTCTCCATCTGAACGGTGTTCTCTTGCTGCTGCGTGACTATGAAGTCTTCTTTGGCCTTCACTTGGTTCATCGCAACGGAAAGAGAATGGTTCATATTTTCCAGCTGCTTATCCAGACCCTCGATCTTCTGTTCAAGAAGTTCAGAACAGGTAGCGCTGTCCTTCTTGAGGAGACCGAGCTGTTCCTCCGTGGCACGTAGTTCCGCGATGAGTCTGTTCACCTCTTGCTGAGAAGAAACCACCTGCGTCTGCAAGGCGTCTATATGCTGGGTGCTCTGTGATTGCTGTTTAGCAAACAGGCTTTCCTTTGATTGCAAACGCTCCTCAGCATCCTTCAAAGATGAACTGAGAGACTCCACCTTCTCCTCCAGAGTTTGGATGTTTTCATGAAGATGTGCTGACTTCTCGGAAAACTGCTCATTTAACAAAGTAATATGTTCCTCTTTGGTCGAGATCTGCTCCTTCATGGAGCTTACGCTCTCCTCAGAAGCGGTCAGCTGCTGCTGGAGAAGCTCTTTCTGGAGAACACTTTCCTGCTCCTGCTTCTCAAGAAGCTCCTGCAGAGATCGAACACGTTCCCCAGCCTTTGCCAAAGAAAGAGTGAGAGATTCGAGTTCAGTTTCGAGGTGTCTGATCTGCTCCAGTAGGTCTGCAGACCGCTTGGAGGCGTCATTCTGCAGCACGACAAGCTGCTCGTTTTTGGCTTCTATTTCAGAGGTAAGTCGCCGAGCCTCTTCTTCACCGCTTAAAATCCGTTGCTGCAGAGCCTCCCTTTGCTGGATATTATCTTGTTGACTTTGAGCCAATAAGGCTTGCTTAAGTCCAACTTCCTCTTCAGCACGTTTGACAGACACGGTAAGATTCTCGGCTTGTAATGTTAAAGTACAGATTTTATTCTGGAAAATGTCTTGCTGATCGGAACACTTTGAACGCAATTGGGCCAGCAGTTGGTCTTTGGTTTCaatttcattttggtttttcTGCCTTTCAACTGTAAAAACCTCAACTTCTTCCTTCAGAGTGTTAATTTGTTGGTCCTTGTCCGCCAAACGGGAAGTTAAATCTTGACATTTCGTTTCAAGATTTTTCAGTTTGTTTTCAAGCTGGATGAGAAGATATTCCTTTTCTCTCTTTGTTTCTTTAAGAGTCTCCAATTCTTGTTCAGAAGCAGCGATATGCATCCGCAGTTCGCTCATTTGCTCGGCTTGGTGCTGCTCCATTTGCTCAAGTTCAACTTTATGATCACTTCTGACTTTCTGAAGGGCTTCTCTCTGCTCGTCGATTTCCTTTTGCAGGTTCCCCAAAATCTGATCCTTAGATCGAACAACTGCTTCCATTTGGGACTTCTGTTGAGCAATTTTTTCTTCATAGTCAGCCAGCTGCTGGGTTTTTGCCTCCACGTTGGCCTCGGCTGTCTTCAAGCGGCCAAACGTGCTCTCCAGCTCGTTCTTCAGACGATGAATGTCACACTCCAGTTGGTCTCTCTGACAATTGAAGAGAAGAGAACGGCCATGGTCGCTATTACATTTCAAACCCTGATGGTCTacaacagaggtagggaacctatggctcgggagccaggtagggctcttttgatgactgtatctggctctcaagcatttaccacaataaaaatgtatgtttgctaacattttaaagtaaacatcacagaaatcactgttaaaaatattaaaaatcaacaactttcttatgcattttaatccgtccatctattttctactgcaatacggccgaccatatctatctttcctgatgatattttccaggtcaaacaccaaaactcgattattactgggtaatgcggtagtctacctcggtcattaagatgtaaatgtaaactttcctcctttagtcaaatagtcacctagctaaagctgcagaaccaagccttctggcaaagatggccaaaagaatgaaatatactgagtacggtgcaaaaccatgcagcagcagaagttgcattaatggcagcaagtatttgatttattattggacactgcgctgctcacaaaagtgtgctggccacacccccttggcgtggggtagtgtgcctggtctacataattagagcccattatatctaaaactgttggtcttacatagaaatgcacacattttattgcattcaatgtttaaaaaaaatgtatatggctctcacagatacacattttaaaatatctggtcttcatggctctcgtagccaaaaaggttcccgacccctggtctacaagTTGACTGTACCTCCATTATAGGCCCCATGTTTTCTCCTTCGACTTCATTTGTGGCTTTTCCGATTTCatcctctaaacatgaaatctTTCCCTGCAGAATCTGAATTTCTTCATTCAGGAGATCCTGTGGTGCAATAAAGCAGTGAACATTCATTGTAATAAAGGCTGTTGTATTGATTTAACCTACAATGCAGAACAATTTGCAGAATAATTGCAATttagtaacattcattcattttctaccgcttttcctcatgaaggtcgcgggggtgctggagcctatcccagctgtctttgggcgagaggcagggtacaccctggactggtcgccagccaatcatagggcacatatagacaaacaaccattcacactcacattcatagctatggacaatttggagtcgctaattaacctagcatgtttgtggaatgtgggaggaaactggagtacccggagaaaacccacgcatgcacggggaggacatgcaaactccacacagagatggccgaaggtggaattgaactctgtctcctagctgtgaggtctgagtgctaaccactcgtctgccgtgcagccccagcctACAGTatagctttcattcattcattttctactgcttttcctcacaagggtcacgggggtgctggagcctatcctagctgtcttcaggcaagagagactggtcaccagccaatcactgggcacatatagacaaacaaccattcgcactcacattcatacctatggacaatttggagtcgccaattaacctagcatgtttttggaatgtgggaggaaaccggagtacccggagaaaacccctgcatgcacggggagaacatgcaaactccacacagagatggccgagggtggaatttaaccaaTTTAGTAACATAAAACCATTAAACATTGTTTATTCAATGTGTTTCCAAATACTACATAGACACTACCTTTTCAGCTGTGGCTTGTTTGAGTTCCAACTGAAGGTAATCCGTTCTGGTTCTCCACTCCTCTTCTGTTAATGCTTTGGATTCCATCAACCTGACAACTTCAGCTTCACAGATGCTCAGCTGTGAAGATGCTGCACGCATCTGCGGAAATGCCATTGAGACTTAAAGGGCAGGACATTATACAGTGGTGTGCAAAAGTCTTGGGTCACCATTTGATACATTGTTTTAGCAATACTTTAATAAGGATAAGGAATTTGAAAGTCACTCAGCAGTGGGCAGTTCTTCCCAAAGATTCATGTATACATTGCATCATTTCAATAGACTATTGGGGCGTTATGGcttgtctacagagctctaataatattaaaaaccataTCTAGGACGTTAAACACATTTCCTGTGCTCTCACTATGAAGATATTccctttattaaatattaaatcctactttgggggctgagtctggaaccaataaactCAATACTTTGGCATGAAACAGGGCACCAGTGTATAGGTGTTCATACCTGGGAAGACAGGACGCCATTCTCCTCTGCGAGTTCAGTCACTTTACGCTCCATCAACAAGGAGTTACTTTTGAagtctttgttttcttttataatCTCATTGAGTCGCATTCGTAACCTAAAAGTAAAACACGGGGATACAGAGTAGTGATTGTGGCATTGGAGAAGTTCATGAAGCGGAcaatgtttactgtatttttttttcattgttattacaaaatgtaaacaaagcttACAAGCTATTCTTGGTTTCAAGTTCATCGACTTGCTTCCTGGCAACCTGCTCTTGATCGTTCTGCTCGTTTTTCAGCTTGTCCAGACGATACTGCAACTGGTTAATATGAGATTCTGATGGGAAAAAAGTGTAGAGaacaacataaaataaacataaattacAGGATAGTCCAATGAAAGTATTACGTCACATGTTTAGTGCACATTTGTTGTATAAAACTAACTAACtccataaacaacaacaaagtgtgGCACCTTTCTGTGCAATGAGCGCAATCTTGCTGGTGAGCTCCTTCTCCAGTCCATCTATGTAATCCCTCTCCTTGAACATCTGTCTTTTCAGCTTCCTCAGCTGGAATTTGGGGGTGTTCATTATATCCTGAAGAGGAGATTTGCTGTGGAAAATAACCCAAAAGGAAATGAGACACAACATTGGCTTCCTTGTAGAATGGTTTATTCTACAAAATGTGCCATTTTTGATGTAACAGTAAAAGTCCAGAAAGCAGTAATTCCAGGTGTACCACGGAAAATCATCCAATTTCACAttgatctgattttttttttttttattgactactAACAATGTATGTTTGTTCATCTATTCATTctctattttatgctctttagttgggagggcaaggtgagtagcGGGGAGAAGATGTGCAAATGGAGGAGCATGTTGAGAAATTTACGTTTCAGAAACGCTGCGACTGCActattatggggggggggggggggtagcgtaacaattttggggaaaaaaaggaaactttGTTATATGCATTTTATTATCTGACACATACTAATTGTAAGGAATATCTTAAAGTGAGAGCTTTCCTCAGCAATTTTAGGCTAATTGCCTATAATTAATTCATctctcaatttttttaaaattgcaacCGCACTATTTACAATTGTTCAATATTTGACATTACCTGGCAGAGGACGACGCCACCGTGTGGATATCCACAAACGTGACTTTCTGTGAGCGGTGGAACACAGGAGAGTCATTGTCCGAGATGGTCGACGTGCTGGAGATGGACGTGCTTCCTGCGTGCTCGAATACTTCACGAGACACGGGTAAAACTGAAATGTGTGAGGACACAGATTAACAAGGAAGGAAATTACCCTGAAATGATCCATGGTGTACATAAGAGGGTTTATGACTCACATCGCTTTGAGAGGTAAGCATCAAGTCCAGTGTTGAGATAAACACAGCCATCACTCTCCATCACAAATGAACCAGTCAGCTTTGCAATCTCCCTCTGAAAAGCAGAAGTCAGCAGGAAAAGATGTTGTGATGTGTTGTGATGTTCTAGCAACAACGGGGTGCTCTGCTTACCTCCACGTCACACTCCAAGGTATCAAGTGTGCACCGATCATTCATCATGTCATGGTAAACCAGCAACAGAAGCACCTAGACAAATACACAAAGAACATGTCAGCTTCACTACAATAAAAGCAGTTCATAGATCAACAATTATACACCATTTGTACCTTTGCAATTTCTACACTGAGGTTAGAGCCGTTTCTTATGTTGTCCCAGGACAATGATGTGCCTTTGCTTGGACTAAATCTGCAATGCTCTAAAGAAGAGGGAGGTTTGTTATCAAATAATCACAAAAAGTTGGAATAATTTACAATTTTAGTGGAAATTACTGCAAATCATTGCATTCAAATCATTTTCTGTGCAAACAATGGAGTGGTAGATCTACAGGTTATGAACACAAACTGTAAACACTGGGTTGGGCAACAcccaaggtaaaaaaaaaaaaggtatgtgATACACCCATCTGTTTCTAAGTATGCTGACATACTTAGTTAGTACATGACTAGAAggatacttaaaaaaaacataaccaaaCAGACACTTACGTTCAACAAATTCTGCAATTACTTTAAAGCGCTCTTCAATTGTGGTAAATAAAGGTGGGTTTGGCTCCTTTTTCCTGAAAATAGCAGAAACAAACCCCACTGTGTTTTAATGCCCCCTACACTTATTACTTTACATCCATCTACTAGTATTTCTAATACTCACAgcttgaaaacaacatgaagcaACAACTCCCCATCTTGTAACGCTTCAATATTAACATCTCGGTGACAAGAGTGTATAGTGCTGACCTGGAAAAACAACATAGAAGTTGGGTCAGTAACCCTAATGATAAGAACTAATGTACAATATATCAACGTACCCATCTGAGAAGAGCCTTAACCCCGCCATTAAGTGTCATCTTGGCGGACCATTTATCGCAAAGGGGTTTGAACCTGTGACCAGGAGATATTGTGTTAGCTACACAGAAAAAGTTTGTCGTAATTTGTCATATGACGCTAGCTAGGTAGCTTAACACAATTACTGGCCTAACTAGAAATTATTAACGTCTTAAAACTGGTCGACTCACCTTTGAAGTTAAGTGCTGTATATAATCTTGTATATGCCTCCTCGTTATCCGAACGCTCTGTTCACCCACAGGGACAACTACCGCGATTTAAACGTCGCACAAATTTAAAACGGGCGTTTCGGTAAAATTAGCCAATCAGggcttgttcttcttcttcctggttttTACTGGCGTTTGACAAGCAACTTTTAGTGTGCGTTACCGCCATCTACTGGTAAGGAATGTGGATAAAGACgcaaaaaacaaa is part of the Doryrhamphus excisus isolate RoL2022-K1 chromosome 8, RoL_Dexc_1.0, whole genome shotgun sequence genome and encodes:
- the numa1 gene encoding nuclear mitotic apparatus protein 1 isoform X2; protein product: MTLNGGVKALLRWVSTIHSCHRDVNIEALQDGELLLHVVFKLKKEPNPPLFTTIEERFKVIAEFVEQHCRFSPSKGTSLSWDNIRNGSNLSVEIAKVLLLLVYHDMMNDRCTLDTLECDVEREIAKLTGSFVMESDGCVYLNTGLDAYLSKRFLPVSREVFEHAGSTSISSTSTISDNDSPVFHRSQKVTFVDIHTVASSSASKSPLQDIMNTPKFQLRKLKRQMFKERDYIDGLEKELTSKIALIAQKESHINQLQYRLDKLKNEQNDQEQVARKQVDELETKNSLLRMRLNEIIKENKDFKSNSLLMERKVTELAEENGVLSSQMRAASSQLSICEAEVVRLMESKALTEEEWRTRTDYLQLELKQATAEKDLLNEEIQILQGKISCLEDEIGKATNEVEGENMGPIMERDQLECDIHRLKNELESTFGRLKTAEANVEAKTQQLADYEEKIAQQKSQMEAVVRSKDQILGNLQKEIDEQREALQKVRSDHKVELEQMEQHQAEQMSELRMHIAASEQELETLKETKREKEYLLIQLENKLKNLETKCQDLTSRLADKDQQINTLKEEVEVFTVERQKNQNEIETKDQLLAQLRSKCSDQQDIFQNKICTLTLQAENLTVSVKRAEEEVGLKQALLAQSQQDNIQQREALQQRILSGEEEARRLTSEIEAKNEQLVVLQNDASKRSADLLEQIRHLETELESLTLSLAKAGERVRSLQELLEKQEQESVLQKELLQQQLTASEESVSSMKEQISTKEEHITLLNEQFSEKSAHLHENIQTLEEKVESLSSSLKDAEERLQSKESLFAKQQSQSTQHIDALQTQVVSSQQEVNRLIAELRATEEQLGLLKKDSATCSELLEQKIEGLDKQLENMNHSLSVAMNQVKAKEDFIVTQQQENTVQMETLTQQNQVLAEEAQLLKEDVQTKSDQIDVLKADNTEQCEALKNDIDSLKNRIQTLQMTEEQARIKELEISQERDKYQSLLGSSTEEVNVLKKCIQSQEEQLATLKAEGSCQADVLQKEISQLKRQLAEVADLLSKAEQQVQTQLATMITQEQESVRQKELLQGQLSASEEEVRRLDAEVRIKEDRIVQLNASNTEHSKLLCQEIQHLKTRVESLDASTRKAEEDVQSRNDLLAQQQKEADRNLEERVQNEELLRKQISSFEQEIVKLKECHDAKENLLLRAEEKLDILQTELVAVKTQAAEKDHNLETFRAEVSTQAHLLQKANEEAHTTANLLAAIQDEASKKTHKLQQEIEHLKGELEGISLKLKEREHQLSESQQESSQLVEQLQLQLVSVSADLKQHKEAQDKTLKQREGDLELQVVLTREKEDLLAKVLQAQNDQRALEKQVEVLVLEKERLLQTKQATERENVASYKLEQMLKQDLELQKLEKLTLVKEMEKNEEKLKDLQEQLSGKSEAVEHYKAQMEKAASHYNDKKQLLIASQEETAELKHSLEVRERELKAMAMENKLLQLDLEKTKSQEENMRSKLAHLEAQVAFADQNLRAQNRISGQGGTSESCYLEVPHAKVQPKRTMSSDSLDQSSLEDSLNNTRSLSAPGESSTPLVRSSERLAAKRHGLQAESLETLYFTPINTRHASRTSAENKTGQDSVFRNPSSSVKRRRTTQVINITLTKKTPGGVEGEESFYSLTSARSQPNLSGAHAGRPLPMELFDTPAKMSGAASDQLIGLPGYRRSTLHSQKNEPDGAPNDWMRIAELQARNKACLPHLKSSYPVEFEPCQKSTFIFTDEEVRNGDPSETIRRASVMPGQLLDSLASHRHSLMPGQSMPAANSRSHRLSLMAGQPPSKSIKSSQLRSPKNTKRSASTLSVHQSSPEKKLKASCFPRPLTPKNKNINSGPSSTQLHPALSPADRRQSMMFTIDNTPKKNNSYLKKGLSKLRSSTRKSPGKTSKRPPTDVLAKENMPAAVGRAGRCGSFKSPQVLSRETRNSPQTVRRSAKSPRLTENARKMMMRRNKM